The proteins below are encoded in one region of Bremerella sp. P1:
- a CDS encoding diguanylate cyclase: MTPGTAIQPDADATRSQVLVVDDDRLIRTLIREFLTREGYEVVTAENCREALEVLEEEKHEFKFLVTDWELPDGSGIDLIRHVRHVVSSHYMYIVMATSHGNRENLTQALNAGADDFLAKPIDRGELVARMRSGQRILALETRLTHLANSDLLTGLPTRRVFEDMVAKEWSRARRYRLPLSCVIFDIDYFKRINDVHGHASGDQVLREVGRVFADSVRKSDIICRYGGEEFCAVLPETSSSQACIWAENLRKRIAETEIILDSAVVNVTSSFGVAEAMAEMEELDDLVEIADQCLIEAKQKGRNQVVSFNKLQESINSDSTGHLDLVFGGAVSADAMTPVVSTVTPDSSVVEISQFFLNYRIPSAPVVDNDGNLVGIVSEKDLMSVACRPNPHEITIGEVMRKNLICYPPNIPLRVVWEFLNRVSIRTVLISENGKTLGVLSRQSILRWLANTTWKHNGIPGLEGDTANGSSKRLEVAAKLLSETSRQLTNDVEVRSEDEHAAMVIGTVSKMQDLMTDLLEAVRGGSDTCRGATALGAAFGATEL, translated from the coding sequence TTGACACCCGGCACCGCAATTCAACCCGATGCTGATGCGACTCGCAGCCAAGTTCTGGTTGTGGACGACGATAGGCTGATTCGAACTCTCATTCGCGAGTTTCTGACGCGTGAAGGGTACGAAGTGGTCACCGCCGAGAATTGCCGTGAAGCGTTGGAAGTGCTGGAAGAGGAAAAGCACGAGTTCAAGTTCCTGGTGACCGACTGGGAATTGCCCGATGGTTCAGGGATTGATCTGATCCGACACGTGCGACACGTTGTCAGCTCGCACTACATGTACATTGTGATGGCCACGTCTCACGGCAATCGTGAGAACCTGACCCAGGCACTCAACGCCGGGGCCGACGACTTCCTGGCCAAGCCAATCGATCGCGGCGAACTGGTTGCCCGTATGCGGTCGGGTCAGCGAATTCTGGCCTTGGAAACGCGACTGACGCACCTGGCCAATAGCGATCTATTAACCGGTCTGCCAACGCGACGCGTGTTTGAAGACATGGTCGCCAAGGAATGGAGCCGTGCTCGTCGTTATCGATTGCCACTTTCGTGCGTGATCTTCGATATCGACTACTTCAAACGAATCAATGACGTTCATGGTCATGCCTCCGGCGACCAGGTCTTACGCGAAGTCGGACGGGTGTTCGCCGATTCAGTTCGTAAGTCCGATATCATTTGCCGTTACGGTGGCGAAGAGTTCTGTGCCGTTTTGCCGGAAACGTCTTCCTCCCAAGCGTGCATCTGGGCCGAGAACCTGCGTAAGCGAATCGCGGAAACCGAAATCATTCTCGACTCGGCCGTGGTGAATGTGACTTCCAGTTTCGGTGTCGCCGAGGCGATGGCGGAAATGGAAGAACTGGACGACCTGGTCGAGATCGCCGATCAATGCCTGATCGAAGCTAAGCAAAAAGGCCGCAACCAGGTTGTTTCCTTCAATAAACTGCAAGAGTCGATCAACAGCGACTCGACAGGGCACCTCGACTTAGTCTTTGGTGGTGCCGTTTCCGCGGACGCGATGACCCCTGTGGTCAGTACGGTGACGCCTGATTCAAGTGTCGTGGAAATCAGTCAGTTCTTCTTGAACTATCGCATTCCATCCGCACCGGTCGTCGATAACGATGGCAACCTGGTGGGTATCGTCTCGGAGAAGGATCTCATGTCGGTTGCCTGCCGACCGAATCCTCACGAGATTACCATCGGCGAAGTGATGCGAAAGAACCTAATCTGTTACCCGCCGAACATTCCACTGCGTGTCGTTTGGGAATTCCTGAATCGTGTTTCGATTCGTACGGTCTTGATTTCCGAAAACGGCAAAACGCTCGGGGTTCTCAGCCGACAAAGCATCCTCCGTTGGCTCGCCAACACCACGTGGAAGCACAACGGAATCCCTGGCTTGGAAGGCGATACCGCCAACGGATCGTCCAAGCGACTGGAAGTGGCCGCCAAGCTGCTGTCCGAAACCTCACGCCAGCTTACCAATGACGTCGAAGTGCGTTCGGAAGATGAACACGCCGCGATGGTGATTGGTACGGTCTCGAAGATGCAGGATCTGATGACCGATCTGTTGGAAGCCGTACGCGGCGGTTCCGATACCTGTCGCGGAGCAACGGCTCTTGGGGCTGCGTTCGGTGCGACCGAACTCTAA
- the prfB gene encoding peptide chain release factor 2 (programmed frameshift): protein MEREFYDRAESIRQRLLQLKDSLDYAAKQQQLKDIEQRMSAPDFWDNQEKAQETVGQMKSLKSLVEPLDACLSGIEDLDVMLEMAEEDDSLADEVPGTIEKLESDLETLELKALLDGPYDNCGAIVTINARDGGTDANDWAEMMLTMYGRWADQNEYDVELIDRTDNEEAGINNATFVVRGPMAYGYLKGETGMHRLVRISPFNSEGKRQTSFAAVDVSPEIPDSEEVDIDEEDVRVDTYRASGAGGQHVNKTDSAIRLTHVPTGIVVQCQQERSQHKNRAQAWKMLRSRIARVEEERRESQQAEKYKTQAKVGFGSQIRNYFLHPDQRVKDARTGFYMGSFHSVMNGEIQGFLDAYLRWRVGQESPQN, encoded by the exons ATGGAACGCGAGTTTTACGATCGAGCAGAAAGCATCCGACAGCGACTCCTTCAGTTAAAGGACTCTCTT GACTACGCTGCCAAGCAGCAGCAGCTGAAGGATATTGAGCAGCGGATGTCCGCCCCTGACTTTTGGGACAATCAAGAGAAAGCCCAAGAGACGGTCGGGCAAATGAAGTCGCTCAAGAGCCTGGTCGAACCGTTGGACGCGTGCCTGTCCGGTATCGAAGATCTGGATGTGATGCTCGAGATGGCCGAGGAAGATGATTCCCTGGCCGACGAGGTCCCGGGCACGATCGAGAAGCTCGAGTCCGATCTCGAGACGCTGGAGCTGAAAGCCCTGCTCGACGGACCGTACGACAACTGTGGTGCGATCGTCACGATCAATGCTCGCGACGGGGGTACCGACGCCAATGACTGGGCAGAAATGATGCTCACGATGTATGGCCGCTGGGCGGACCAGAACGAGTACGACGTCGAACTGATCGATCGCACCGACAACGAAGAGGCCGGCATCAACAACGCCACCTTTGTCGTTCGTGGTCCGATGGCTTACGGCTACCTCAAAGGGGAAACGGGCATGCATCGCCTGGTGCGTATCAGCCCGTTCAACTCGGAAGGAAAACGCCAGACCAGCTTCGCGGCGGTCGATGTCTCGCCGGAAATTCCCGATAGCGAAGAAGTCGACATCGACGAAGAAGACGTCCGCGTCGATACGTACCGCGCCAGCGGTGCAGGTGGTCAGCACGTGAATAAGACCGATAGCGCGATCCGCCTGACGCACGTCCCCACCGGCATCGTGGTGCAGTGTCAGCAGGAACGAAGTCAGCATAAGAACCGGGCCCAAGCCTGGAAGATGTTGCGTTCGCGCATTGCTCGCGTCGAGGAAGAGCGCCGCGAAAGCCAGCAGGCCGAAAAGTACAAGACCCAAGCCAAGGTCGGTTTCGGCTCGCAGATTCGCAACTACTTCCTGCACCCCGATCAACGTGTGAAGGATGCCCGCACCGGCTTTTACATGGGCAGCTTCCATAGCGTGATGAACGGCGAAATCCAAGGCTTCCTCGACGCCTACCTGCGGTGGCGCGTCGGCCAGGAATCGCCGCAAAACTAG
- a CDS encoding RidA family protein has protein sequence MSFDANLEALNVELPPAPKAMGLYKPAVTVGNMVYLSGHGPLSPDGTLQLGKVGVDVDQEVGYAAARQTGLAMLATLKAHLGSLDKIKRLVKTFGMVNCEDGFTQQPAVINGFSELMKEVFGEDCGIAARSAIGVNALPAGMTVEVEAIFELND, from the coding sequence ATGAGCTTTGATGCCAACCTGGAAGCTTTGAACGTCGAACTGCCGCCAGCCCCGAAGGCCATGGGTCTTTACAAGCCAGCGGTCACGGTTGGGAACATGGTTTACCTCTCGGGACATGGCCCCTTGAGCCCGGACGGCACGCTTCAATTGGGCAAGGTGGGCGTCGATGTCGATCAGGAAGTAGGCTACGCCGCCGCACGCCAAACCGGCCTGGCCATGCTCGCAACCCTGAAGGCGCACCTCGGCAGCCTCGACAAGATCAAGCGCCTGGTGAAGACGTTCGGCATGGTCAACTGCGAAGATGGCTTCACCCAGCAACCGGCCGTGATCAATGGCTTCAGTGAACTGATGAAAGAGGTCTTCGGCGAAGATTGCGGCATCGCCGCTCGTAGTGCCATCGGCGTGAACGCCTTGCCGGCTGGCATGACCGTGGAAGTCGAAGCCATCTTCGAATTGAACGACTAG
- the hisI gene encoding phosphoribosyl-AMP cyclohydrolase — protein MSISLPREPDFEKAGGLVPAIAQDADNGEVLMMAWMNREAFQETLATGRAVYFSRSRGKLWRKGEESGHQQQVRQILVDCDADTVLLKVEQKGAACHEGYRTCFFREVGPSETKIVGQRLVNPDDVYKK, from the coding sequence ATGTCCATCTCCCTCCCCCGCGAGCCCGACTTTGAAAAGGCCGGCGGTCTGGTGCCTGCGATCGCGCAAGATGCCGACAATGGCGAGGTGTTGATGATGGCCTGGATGAACCGCGAGGCCTTCCAGGAAACGCTCGCCACCGGCCGGGCAGTCTACTTCAGTCGCAGCCGCGGCAAACTGTGGCGTAAAGGGGAAGAGAGTGGCCATCAACAGCAGGTCCGCCAGATCCTGGTCGACTGCGATGCCGATACGGTTCTGTTGAAGGTCGAACAAAAAGGGGCTGCCTGTCACGAAGGTTACCGAACCTGTTTCTTTCGGGAAGTAGGCCCCAGCGAAACCAAGATCGTCGGACAACGTCTGGTGAACCCAGACGACGTTTATAAGAAATAA
- a CDS encoding glycosyltransferase family 2 protein codes for MKKSLSIVIPVHNVQSSIVAEVDRLLEIVADLTTDFELMIVDDGSTDGTEEVLYEISCRYPQVRSRRYSPQQGKATAIDLGLAAAAGEVVMIQDMDRKLTTEDIQSLWAMHIDASAAHAGVMPQQPIAQPAKPQPAKPLLPGDPQPLEQDLLSRLSSWGADIAELESLTEVSVPEETASAASSEAVQPPAPRLKMPRFLRRIQEFATGE; via the coding sequence GTGAAGAAGTCACTAAGTATTGTCATTCCGGTCCACAATGTTCAGTCGAGCATCGTTGCCGAGGTGGATCGTTTGTTGGAGATCGTTGCCGATCTGACAACCGATTTTGAATTGATGATCGTGGACGACGGTTCGACCGACGGGACTGAAGAAGTCCTGTATGAAATCTCGTGCCGCTATCCGCAGGTACGTTCGCGTCGATATTCGCCCCAGCAAGGTAAAGCAACGGCGATCGATCTGGGACTGGCCGCCGCCGCTGGCGAGGTCGTGATGATTCAGGATATGGATCGCAAGTTGACGACCGAAGATATTCAATCGCTGTGGGCGATGCATATCGACGCTTCGGCTGCTCACGCAGGTGTCATGCCGCAGCAGCCAATTGCTCAGCCTGCGAAGCCACAGCCGGCCAAGCCGCTGCTGCCAGGCGACCCGCAGCCGCTAGAGCAAGATCTGCTATCGCGATTGTCGAGTTGGGGTGCGGACATCGCCGAGCTGGAATCGCTTACGGAAGTTTCGGTGCCCGAAGAAACAGCCTCTGCGGCGTCGAGCGAAGCGGTTCAGCCGCCAGCACCCCGTCTGAAAATGCCTCGGTTCTTACGACGCATCCAGGAATTCGCGACCGGCGAATAA
- the fhcD gene encoding formylmethanofuran--tetrahydromethanopterin N-formyltransferase gives MLFGRGKIEGLDLFPNPGNAPVQIGNTQIVDTFAEAFGMVYTRLIITAFDDHWLRAATTEVSGYGSSVIACDAEVGVERLLSAEESPDGRPGAMVLAFGFSADALAKAITKRVGQCVMTCASTAVFDGIPEAEKRMPLGKSLRYFGDGFQKSKVIDGTRYWRIPVMDGEFFCVESLGIEKGVAGGNIIFQAVDQQAALTAARQAVEALAPLANVIAPFPGGVARSGSKVGSKYKSLMASTSDTNCPTLRGRVESQVVEGANCVLEIVLDGTSEEAVAEGMKTAMHAAATDGVLVISAGNYGGKLGKFHFHLKDLV, from the coding sequence ATGCTCTTTGGGCGGGGGAAGATAGAAGGTCTTGATCTCTTTCCGAACCCGGGGAATGCACCTGTGCAGATTGGCAACACGCAGATCGTTGATACCTTCGCCGAAGCGTTTGGCATGGTCTACACGCGGCTGATTATCACCGCCTTCGACGACCACTGGCTACGTGCGGCGACCACCGAAGTAAGTGGCTACGGCAGCAGCGTGATTGCCTGCGATGCTGAAGTGGGCGTCGAGCGACTGCTTTCCGCGGAAGAATCCCCCGACGGTCGACCGGGTGCTATGGTTCTGGCCTTCGGCTTCTCGGCTGATGCGCTCGCCAAGGCGATCACCAAGCGGGTTGGCCAATGCGTGATGACCTGCGCCTCGACGGCCGTCTTTGATGGAATTCCCGAGGCCGAAAAGCGCATGCCGCTGGGTAAGTCGCTTCGCTACTTCGGTGACGGATTCCAGAAAAGCAAGGTCATCGACGGCACACGCTACTGGCGAATCCCCGTGATGGACGGAGAATTTTTCTGCGTCGAATCGCTCGGCATCGAGAAAGGCGTGGCCGGCGGAAACATTATCTTTCAGGCCGTCGATCAGCAGGCCGCCCTGACCGCGGCCCGCCAAGCCGTCGAAGCGCTCGCTCCGCTGGCCAATGTCATCGCTCCCTTTCCTGGGGGCGTGGCTCGCAGTGGCAGCAAGGTCGGCTCGAAATATAAGAGCCTGATGGCTTCGACCTCCGATACCAACTGCCCTACCCTACGTGGCCGCGTCGAGTCGCAGGTCGTCGAAGGAGCGAACTGCGTGCTGGAAATTGTCTTAGATGGCACCAGCGAAGAAGCCGTCGCCGAAGGTATGAAAACGGCCATGCATGCCGCAGCCACTGATGGGGTACTCGTCATTTCGGCCGGTAACTACGGTGGAAAACTGGGCAAGTTCCACTTCCACCTGAAGGACCTGGTCTAG
- the hemG gene encoding protoporphyrinogen oxidase, translated as MMDEQAPRPRVAVIGGGISGLSAAHRLLELNSECDIHLFEADSRLGGVLQTSKTDDGYLLENSADNFITNIPYALDLCRRLGMEEELLPTNEALRKAYVVRNGKLFPVPDGFVLMAPSKMWSVITTPILSWAGKLRLAKEYFVPIREETSDECLESFVTRRLGKEAYERLVQPLIGGIYTADPTKLSIQATLRQFVEMEQKHGSLIKAAQRKEAAGKKNESGARYSMFVAPKQGMGDVIQRLQERLSGQAIHLNTPVSAVEKTDDHWTVQTPDEKYAFDAVIMALPAPHASKVLGAFPVLTENLAAIPYAGCSVAILAVDEKQIGRPVAGFGFVVPEIENRKILAGSFSSAKFPGRAPEGKVIIRVFVGGACHPELADLSDDEMKQVVMKELGELIGLNGEPEKFLVTRWMGKMPQYHLGHLDRVATLEEEAARLPGFELAGNAYRGVGVPQCIQSGEQAAKRVLDYLSSR; from the coding sequence ATGATGGACGAACAAGCGCCCAGGCCCCGAGTTGCGGTTATCGGTGGTGGTATTTCCGGACTTTCCGCTGCGCATCGGCTGCTGGAACTGAACTCGGAGTGCGACATTCATCTGTTTGAAGCGGACAGTCGCCTGGGTGGTGTTCTGCAAACCTCGAAGACCGACGATGGATATCTGCTGGAAAACAGCGCGGACAACTTCATTACCAATATTCCGTACGCCCTCGATCTATGTCGCCGGCTGGGAATGGAAGAAGAACTGCTGCCGACCAACGAAGCGTTGCGCAAGGCGTATGTCGTGCGCAATGGCAAGCTGTTTCCGGTACCGGACGGTTTTGTGCTGATGGCCCCCAGCAAGATGTGGTCGGTGATTACGACTCCGATCTTGAGCTGGGCTGGAAAGCTGCGACTAGCGAAGGAGTACTTCGTTCCCATACGTGAGGAGACTTCCGACGAATGCCTGGAGTCGTTCGTGACGCGACGTCTCGGCAAGGAAGCGTACGAAAGGCTCGTGCAGCCGTTGATCGGCGGGATCTATACGGCCGATCCAACCAAGCTAAGCATCCAGGCAACCTTGCGGCAGTTCGTGGAGATGGAGCAGAAGCACGGCAGCTTGATTAAGGCTGCGCAACGCAAGGAAGCCGCTGGTAAAAAGAATGAGAGTGGTGCCCGCTACTCGATGTTCGTTGCACCGAAGCAGGGCATGGGAGACGTGATCCAACGGCTCCAGGAGCGGCTGTCAGGACAAGCGATTCACTTAAACACACCGGTCTCGGCCGTCGAAAAGACCGACGATCATTGGACTGTGCAAACGCCTGACGAGAAGTACGCGTTCGATGCGGTCATCATGGCGCTGCCGGCTCCTCACGCGTCGAAAGTCCTCGGTGCGTTTCCCGTTCTTACTGAGAACCTCGCGGCCATTCCTTACGCGGGATGCAGCGTGGCGATCTTGGCGGTGGATGAAAAGCAGATCGGTCGACCGGTCGCTGGGTTTGGGTTCGTGGTGCCAGAGATCGAAAACCGCAAGATCCTGGCCGGCAGTTTTTCCAGTGCCAAGTTTCCGGGGCGTGCTCCTGAAGGAAAGGTGATCATCCGCGTGTTCGTGGGTGGCGCCTGTCATCCTGAACTGGCCGATCTTTCCGATGACGAAATGAAGCAAGTCGTCATGAAAGAACTCGGCGAGTTGATTGGCCTGAATGGTGAGCCTGAGAAGTTCCTCGTCACGCGTTGGATGGGAAAGATGCCGCAGTATCATCTCGGGCATCTCGATCGGGTCGCAACGCTCGAGGAAGAAGCGGCCCGGCTGCCTGGTTTCGAACTGGCCGGCAATGCCTATCGAGGCGTGGGCGTTCCGCAGTGTATTCAAAGCGGCGAACAGGCGGCGAAGCGCGTGTTGGATTATCTAAGCAGCCGCTAG
- a CDS encoding glycosyltransferase family 4 protein — protein MLNPPPRIVLDLEKSRNGCSGLGQFARNLGRALTTEMSTRGLRPIPFVTAAQANDFGTSDAIEAKPWRKEIFQRWYRWTQMGRTPDYALWHATHQQAKYLPLNPKTRVLLTIHDLNYLREKKGAKIDREHRRVARLIRRADAITVISKFVAGEVKSHFDLHNKPLQVIYNGRPDVNQFVAHQPTWLNASRPYLFSIGIIDRKKNFHVLLDLIERLPNHQLVIAGQNHSEYAMEMRQIIQERNLADRVCLPGPISDEERQWLYENCESFVFPSLTEGFGLPPIEAMTVGKPVFLARRTSLPEIGGQRAFYWDNFTPDHMADVYHRGMSVFNASPEYPQLLQQAAARFSWEDAARQYVDLYRSILQLEKVECFQPTLVAA, from the coding sequence ATGCTCAATCCACCTCCACGTATCGTCCTCGATCTCGAGAAGTCTCGGAACGGCTGTTCCGGGCTGGGGCAATTTGCCCGCAATCTCGGACGTGCTCTGACCACAGAAATGAGCACTCGCGGCCTGCGACCGATTCCCTTTGTCACCGCAGCTCAGGCGAATGACTTCGGTACGTCAGATGCCATCGAGGCAAAGCCCTGGCGAAAAGAGATCTTCCAACGCTGGTATCGCTGGACCCAAATGGGACGTACGCCTGACTATGCGTTGTGGCATGCGACACACCAACAAGCGAAGTACCTGCCGCTGAATCCCAAGACGCGCGTCTTGTTGACGATTCACGACCTGAACTACTTGCGCGAGAAGAAGGGCGCCAAAATCGATCGCGAGCATCGTCGCGTCGCTCGACTAATCCGCCGCGCGGATGCCATCACGGTCATCTCAAAATTCGTGGCTGGGGAAGTGAAGTCGCATTTCGACCTACACAACAAGCCGTTGCAGGTGATTTACAATGGCCGGCCCGACGTAAATCAGTTCGTCGCTCATCAGCCAACATGGCTCAATGCAAGCCGCCCTTACCTGTTCAGCATTGGCATTATCGACCGGAAGAAAAACTTCCACGTCCTGCTCGATCTCATTGAGCGATTACCCAATCATCAGTTGGTGATTGCGGGCCAGAACCATTCCGAATACGCCATGGAGATGCGACAGATCATCCAGGAGCGTAACCTGGCCGATCGCGTTTGCCTGCCGGGACCGATTAGCGACGAAGAGCGGCAGTGGCTTTATGAAAACTGCGAGTCGTTCGTATTCCCGTCTTTGACAGAAGGGTTCGGACTGCCTCCGATCGAAGCCATGACGGTCGGTAAGCCCGTTTTCCTCGCCCGACGTACAAGCCTGCCTGAGATAGGCGGCCAGAGAGCTTTCTATTGGGACAACTTCACGCCGGATCACATGGCCGATGTTTATCATCGCGGCATGAGCGTCTTTAACGCGTCCCCCGAGTACCCTCAACTTCTACAGCAAGCCGCTGCACGATTCAGCTGGGAAGATGCCGCTCGACAATATGTCGACCTTTACCGCAGCATCCTGCAGCTGGAAAAAGTGGAATGCTTCCAGCCGACACTGGTTGCAGCGTAA